From Phalacrocorax carbo chromosome 6, bPhaCar2.1, whole genome shotgun sequence, a single genomic window includes:
- the SERPINC1 gene encoding antithrombin-III: MHLFLVCLFSVWGLAAPEHYVVEDVCTAKPRDIPVNPICIYRKPEKKPQEGEGQEPGKGKLPESTNPRVWELSKANSRFAVIFYKHLADSKDNGENIFMSPLSISTAFAMTKLGACGSTLQQLMEVFRFDTISEKTSDQIHFFFAKLNCRLYKKANKSSELVSANRLFGEKSLVFNETYQNISEIVYGAKLWPLNFKDKPELSRKIINEWVANKTEKRITEVIPEKGIDALTVLVLVNTIYFKGHWKSQFPAQNTKLDLFHKANGETCKVPIMYQESKFRHVSVPQDKVQVLELPYKGDDITMVLVLPNAGTLLEEVERDLTSEKLQDWIDSMTEVSLFIYLPRFRIEDSFSVKEKLRKMGLEDLFSPENARLPGIIAEGRTDLYVSEAFHKAFLEVNEEGSEASAATAVTVSGRSFPMNRIIFNANRPFLLFIREAALNTIIFMGRIADPCS; the protein is encoded by the exons ATGCACCTTTTTCTGGTGTGTCTCTTCAGTGTCTGGGGTCTGGCTGCCCCTGAGCACTATGTTGTGGAAGATGTCTGCACTGCAAAGCCACGCGACATCCCAGTGAATCCCATCTGCATCTATCGCAAGCCCGAGAAGAAGCCCCAGGAGGGTGAGGGGCAAGAGCCAGGGAAGGGCAAGCTCCCAGAGTCTACTAACCCCCGGGTCTGGGAGCTGTCAAAGGCCAACTCGCGCTTTGCTGTTATCTTCTACAAGCACCTGGCTGACTCTAAGGACAATGGGGAAAACATCTTCATGTCGCCTCTCAGCATTTCTACAGCCTTCGCCATGACCAAGCTTGGAGCTTGTGGTAGCACCCTCCAGCAGCTCATGGAG GTCTTTCGATTTGACACCATTTCAGAGAAGACATCTGATCAGATCCACTTCTTCTTTGCCAAGCTGAACTGCCGCCTTTACAAGAAAGCCAACAAATCCTCAGAGCTGGTATCAGCCAACCGCCTCTTTGGGGAGAAATCTTTGGTCTTTAACGAGACTTACCAGAACATTAGTGAAATAGTTTATGGAGCGAAACTCTGGCCCTTGAACTTCAAA GATAAGCCAGAACTTTCCAGGAAGATCATTAATGAGTGGGTGGCTAATAAGACAGAGAAGCGCATTACAGAAGTGATCCCAGAAAAAGGTATTGATGCTCTCACTGTCTTGGTCCTGGTCAACACCATTTATTTTAAG GGGCACTGGAAATCACAGTTCCCAGCTCAAAACACAAAATTGGATTTATTTCATAAAGCCAATGGTGAGACCTGCAAAGTCCCAATTATGTACCAAGAGTCCAAATTCCGCCATGTGTCCGTCCCCCAGGACAAAGtccaggtgctggagctgcCTTACAAAGGGGATGATATCACAATGGTGCTGGTCCTGCCTAATGCCGGGACGCTGTTGGAGGAGGTGGAGCGAGACCTGACATCAGAGAAGCTGCAGGACTGGATAGACTCCATGACAGAGGTTTCTCTCTTCATCTACCTCCCTCGCTTCCGCATCGAGGACAGCTTCAGTGTCAAGGAGAAGCTGAGGAAAATGGGGCTGGAAGATCTCTTCAGTCCAGAAAATGCCAGACTCCCAG gtaTCATTGCAGAGGGCCGTACAGACCTGTATGTATCTGAGGCTTTCCACAAAGCCTTCCTTGAG GTGAATGAGGAAGGCAGCGAGGCATCAGCTGCTACAGCTGTCACTGTTTCCGGCCGTTCCTTCCCCATGAACAGAATAATCTTCAATGCCAACAGGCCCTTCCTGCTTTTCATCCGGGAAGCTGCCCTCAACACCATTATCTTCATGGGCAGAATAGCTGATCCTTGCTCCTAA